In Vibrio sp. NTOU-M3, the following proteins share a genomic window:
- a CDS encoding transporter substrate-binding domain-containing protein: MTLPCFAQSYVLSPKEKLYLKEHNVINVAVLARISDDALQTASIDQSQQINADYLQGIAREAGFTVKINSYTSIAEVFQSIREGDSDLGLGFSQTVQREKEFIFSKPIYQGSLAIWYRKSHMPYMAPEKVTWACIANSIYCQSLTKRGITDIIHTDSFAESVHLVDEGEADALVGDYISVMQHLNDKNTLVGQVKTPDWLDTEKVAIMAKSDHRILISIINKIIDREEKNLNTESIKSQNIYHQSDLVNIKFRERKLDEEPVRFSFSEDSYPLLFRTSDGELSGYLYDIIKLLQARSGLKFTYVKMKEGDTLRKMLQEDRIDVLPIALKQSGYEDIADLTQPFMRLKYVSVQPAVTSQESTNKEGVLFSQSSGQKLFKNLVFGPNIEVYSSIQTLLSDLDKGKIRHAYIRDDIVEVMLAQYYDDKYLINRNDFKILNTSLGISKKRPVLKDVLNGMLNTIDNSEIRKIKNGYNQFNIVYGYEKWQVFAFFGAAVLVVVVLSFIIYLWLKNLKLQVRLKERDIKHSNDELKFLQNVINTLPSKVFIHNEKHQLLLNNCTEYKQGRCNKCDMSLESGDGTAIISNSSELNEVLNFGSVIHRNVDIRGCAANFQTVDYYRKRVVNGPGMKRLVLTVVNDVTQQKLQERELLQANEVAQKAVQSRERFLATMSHELRTPIAGMSGLLEMLTMQIKGEEHSLILRNLTTSTKNLQMLVNDILDFSKLEAKQLRLDPQPCRIVRSTGELLRIHQAAALEKNLSFDFRWVPSEIKVIEVDALRYGQVVNNLLSNAVKFTSKGGVTVELSVNEEALALSVTDTGKGMTTDECERVFQPFMQADNTTARKFGGTGLGLTIVRDLVKLMGGEFDISSIKGLGTKVMFTLPHKVLERYNNDFPHLDICTHDVSHEVKRWITLWNQNGVTEETRKTVKVTENMLSLESDSDFTIFITRQLREFLRISDNIAEISNSPLFPDLLYECLQRLNDGDVVQESDTCQLRGHILVAEDNPINQMLIKGQLEEMGVTADIVSDGLEAFLALQSHYEKYDLLITDGHMPNMDGYELTSKVRSLIPQFNHKKIFGCTAEDSRVRSLENHDVKFDDILYKPYGIKQLNDLLKEELEIVAEEVASEESLAKETNTFWLENYQKSDALQLGQIFLHTMAEDTQNLKSSAASIEDKGEIAHRIKGGAASVGLSELAAHAGQLEKMIRAGETNVQGALDTVVEMIEATIEETTRWLTNNETYI; encoded by the coding sequence ATGCCTTATATGGCACCAGAAAAAGTGACTTGGGCATGCATTGCTAACTCCATTTACTGTCAAAGCCTCACTAAACGCGGTATTACCGACATCATTCATACGGATAGTTTTGCCGAGTCTGTTCATCTTGTTGATGAAGGTGAAGCAGATGCATTAGTCGGTGACTACATCTCGGTGATGCAGCATCTAAATGATAAGAATACCTTGGTTGGTCAGGTAAAAACGCCCGATTGGCTAGATACTGAAAAAGTCGCCATCATGGCGAAATCAGACCATAGAATCCTAATTAGTATCATCAATAAAATTATTGATAGAGAAGAAAAAAACTTAAATACTGAGTCGATTAAGTCGCAGAATATTTATCACCAAAGTGACTTGGTCAACATCAAGTTTAGAGAGCGCAAACTTGATGAAGAACCCGTTCGTTTTTCTTTCAGTGAAGACTCCTATCCACTTTTGTTCAGAACCAGTGATGGTGAGCTATCAGGTTACCTTTATGACATTATCAAACTTCTACAAGCGCGCTCTGGACTTAAATTTACTTACGTAAAAATGAAAGAAGGGGACACCCTTCGAAAAATGCTGCAAGAAGATCGGATCGATGTACTGCCAATTGCATTAAAACAGTCAGGGTACGAGGATATTGCTGATCTTACTCAGCCCTTTATGCGGCTAAAATACGTGAGCGTTCAACCAGCTGTGACGTCGCAAGAATCAACGAATAAAGAAGGGGTGTTATTTTCTCAGAGCTCAGGACAAAAGCTGTTTAAAAACTTAGTGTTTGGGCCAAATATTGAGGTTTATAGCAGTATTCAAACCCTGCTCTCTGATTTGGATAAGGGCAAAATCCGTCACGCCTATATTCGCGACGATATTGTCGAAGTAATGTTAGCCCAGTACTACGATGACAAGTATTTGATAAACAGGAACGATTTTAAAATCTTAAACACGTCCTTAGGCATCTCCAAAAAACGCCCAGTACTGAAAGATGTGCTCAATGGTATGTTGAATACCATTGATAACAGCGAAATTCGTAAGATCAAAAATGGCTACAATCAATTCAATATCGTCTATGGTTATGAAAAGTGGCAGGTGTTTGCTTTCTTTGGTGCCGCAGTTCTTGTTGTGGTTGTGCTGAGTTTTATCATCTACCTCTGGTTAAAGAACTTAAAGCTACAAGTCAGGCTCAAAGAGCGTGATATCAAGCATTCGAATGATGAACTTAAGTTCTTACAAAACGTCATTAATACGTTGCCTAGTAAAGTCTTTATCCACAACGAAAAGCATCAATTGTTATTGAATAACTGTACTGAGTACAAACAAGGTCGATGCAATAAGTGCGATATGTCTCTTGAGAGTGGCGATGGCACCGCAATTATTAGCAATAGCAGTGAGCTAAATGAAGTACTGAATTTTGGCAGCGTGATCCACCGAAATGTTGACATCAGAGGTTGTGCAGCGAATTTTCAAACTGTGGATTATTATCGTAAACGCGTCGTGAATGGTCCCGGAATGAAGCGTTTAGTACTGACTGTTGTTAATGATGTAACACAACAAAAGCTGCAAGAGCGAGAGCTGCTTCAAGCCAATGAAGTTGCACAGAAAGCGGTCCAGTCTCGAGAGCGTTTCCTCGCCACAATGAGCCATGAGCTCAGGACACCCATCGCAGGCATGAGTGGGCTGCTTGAAATGCTGACCATGCAGATCAAAGGCGAAGAACATTCTCTTATCTTAAGAAACCTCACCACATCGACTAAGAACTTACAGATGTTGGTTAACGATATTCTTGATTTTTCAAAACTGGAAGCGAAGCAGCTAAGGCTTGACCCTCAACCTTGCCGAATTGTTCGCTCCACTGGGGAATTATTGCGGATTCATCAAGCGGCAGCATTAGAGAAAAACTTATCTTTCGATTTTAGATGGGTCCCTAGTGAGATCAAGGTTATCGAAGTCGACGCACTACGTTATGGACAAGTGGTGAACAACTTATTGTCAAACGCTGTTAAGTTTACGTCAAAAGGTGGGGTAACCGTCGAGCTGAGTGTGAACGAAGAAGCATTGGCACTGTCTGTTACAGATACAGGCAAAGGAATGACGACTGATGAGTGTGAACGTGTTTTCCAGCCATTTATGCAAGCAGACAATACAACAGCTCGCAAATTTGGAGGTACTGGCCTAGGTTTAACTATAGTACGTGATTTGGTCAAACTCATGGGGGGAGAGTTTGATATATCCAGCATTAAAGGCCTAGGGACAAAAGTCATGTTTACGCTTCCGCACAAAGTGCTTGAACGATATAACAATGATTTTCCTCATCTTGATATTTGTACTCACGATGTGAGTCATGAGGTGAAACGCTGGATTACACTTTGGAATCAAAACGGTGTCACGGAAGAGACCCGTAAGACGGTTAAAGTGACAGAGAACATGCTGTCTCTTGAGTCTGACAGTGATTTTACAATTTTCATTACTAGGCAGCTGCGAGAGTTTCTACGTATTTCGGACAATATTGCCGAGATATCAAATTCGCCACTTTTCCCTGATCTATTGTATGAGTGCTTGCAACGATTGAATGACGGTGATGTCGTTCAAGAAAGTGATACATGTCAGCTGCGAGGACACATTCTGGTTGCAGAGGATAACCCAATTAACCAGATGCTGATCAAAGGGCAACTTGAAGAAATGGGCGTCACCGCAGACATCGTTTCTGATGGTTTGGAGGCTTTCTTAGCACTTCAAAGTCATTATGAAAAATACGATCTACTGATCACTGATGGCCATATGCCAAACATGGATGGCTACGAACTTACGAGTAAAGTTAGAAGCCTAATTCCGCAATTTAATCACAAGAAAATATTTGGCTGTACGGCCGAAGATTCTAGAGTTCGTTCTTTAGAAAACCATGACGTTAAGTTCGATGATATTTTGTATAAACCGTATGGAATTAAGCAACTTAACGATTTACTTAAAGAAGAATTAGAGATTGTTGCTGAAGAAGTTGCATCTGAAGAAAGTTTAGCCAAAGAAACGAATACATTTTGGCTTGAAAATTATCAAAAATCAGACGCGCTTCAGTTAGGTCAAATCTTTCTTCACACAATGGCCGAAGACACTCAGAATCTGAAATCTTCGGCGGCGTCTATTGAAGATAAAGGTGAGATCGCACACCGCATTAAAGGTGGAGCGGCATCGGTCGGTTTAAGTGAACTGGCTGCACATGCAGGACAGTTAGAAAAAATGATCCGTGCAGGAGAAACCAACGTCCAGGGAGCTTTGGACACCGTGGTCGAAATGATCGAAGCAACCATAGAAGAAACAACACGTTGGTTAACAAACAATGAAACTTACATCTAA